Genomic window (Zingiber officinale cultivar Zhangliang chromosome 2B, Zo_v1.1, whole genome shotgun sequence):
GAAATAACATCTAAAATTTTGGCATACTACTCGGTGATCACCAACAGAGGAGAGTGGAGTTTCAATATACACACAGTCAAAGTAATCCCTAAAACAATGCTCGATAGGAGGGGGGCTTCAAGCTTAGGCCAATGGTTATGCAAAGAAAGGGGCAGGTAGGAGGAGACAGACTTGAACATCTGGTCATCTGGTCTAGGCTCGAGGCTTCATATATAGGCTGGCTCCAGGCTTCTGAGACCTAAACTGTTTTAATAGGACAGCAAGGCAACCAAGGTGAAAAAGGTTAGCTGCATTACAAGTCTATTATAGGTTTTTAGGGCCATCAAAGAGTAACAAAGCTCCCAAAGTATGTTGGAAATCACCTCATGCATtccagaattaaaaataaaaataaaaaagatgttCTACCTGTCTGTCCTACTCACTGAAGTTTTAATAATCATGATGTTTCCCATGGGAATATCTGTTAGGACCCGATAACCTGGTAAAACAAGCTAATGTTAAGGCAATGAGAGTAATTTTCCGTCGAAGAATATTAAAAGCTGCAAAGACACTGATCAGTTGCAATTTGTTGGTAATATGCATGCTAAAAAAATAGGCTATCTAAAGCATCCTCGGAATGGAGGTAAAAGCATGGCCACAGAAAGGTCTAGAACCTATCAAATATCAATGCTGTCAAGAAATCATTGGTAACTGATGCGTAAGTCATAGTCACAAGAGTATTGCATAACTAGGAATTGATTCTCAAGTTTAGTAGCATAAGGTTTTGCAATAAAGTATAAATATAACATGCACATCCATCTGTCCATGGAAGGTGATTACTTTCATGTGCTATACCTTGGTTTtctaagaagaaagaagaaaaaagaaacaaGATAAAGCTCTGATTCGGGTCTCCAAATCATATGGAAACAGAATTCTAACTGGCAGAAAAAATGTATTGAAAATCTTTGACATGTAGCCTATGTCTACAGCAATCTGCAAGCTTTAAAGAAACTCAAACTATAAATAGATATAATCAATGTTGTTGACCGCCAAATAATGTAACATTAAACTGTTGATTTCTGAAACCTACATAGTCCAGAAAACTCTAGCCATTTGCATTTTATCTTACCATATTCTAAGATACTGAAAGTGAAACTACAGAAAGTGCAAAACCTACCATATTCTATTATACTGGGTAGGCCATTGTAAGAAATCCAGAAAGGATTCAAGTTTGACAAGGAAATTGTGTTAGCTTTTGCATTTTATCTTTTTATGTTCACAATCTACATTTGAGATTTAAATGCTAGGTCTCTGATGTTGCTTACTACACCAGATTGAAACAGCAAACCCCAAATACGAATCATATGATCCGACATAAGAATTAATAGTGCATTTGTTACTGAAATTTCCTTTCTATTTTTTTCACTGAACTAACAGTATATATCAAGAATAATAAGCAATATACCTTATTTTATTACAATAGGGCACAAAAAGAGAAActagaaaatttatttcttttcaaaGTTTCAACAGATCATCAACTTTTTACTCATCTAAATtataacttcaaaattattaattGCTGCAGTCcaaagacaattagatggagtGATGCTAAAAAAATATTGTTCAAATTTTCAACAATCCTATCAATGGCTAAATTAGTATTCTAATTTATATGCCCCTCCCAATGTACGATTCCTTGCAAAGCATTACCAGTAACATTTAAAGATTGCAAATAAATTTAGAAAACAAACCATATGTtctgaaggaaaataaaaaacattaCCCAGTGCTACCATAACGCGAGTATCCATCATATGAACTGTAGCTGCTACCACCACCCTAAAGGTAGTTACAAATAATTAATGGAATTTCAACCGGCTAACATGCAAATGCAGACTAACCAAAAGACTAAGAGAATATAGATAGAGATAACTATTCAAACTTCAGATATTTAGATATTTCAGGAGGGGGTGGGCATACCTGAGAACCACCATAATCTCCAAAAGCATCGGAGGGCAGCAAATCACGGGAAGTACCATATCCTTTGGAATCTGAAAACCCACGGCCATGCACCTTACTATCCCTACCTCCATAATATTTTGACCCATCATAAGCATCAGTAGGGAAACGATGGTGAGGAGCAGAAGAGACATGTGTAGATAATGTGTTCTCTCTTCTTTCAAACAAATTGGCTTTCAGACGAGTTGTCACACAAACAAGAGCATTTCTTGCAATGTCAATCTCTCCACTAATCTGTACAAAATAATAAATGAAGAAAAGCAAAACATATTTGGTGTCAAGACTTGcttaatcaaataaaatatagcCAGCAGGTAGTATGACTTACCTGAACCATCTCATCATCATCAGAAGCAACTTTTGGAACATTTTCTTTTGAAAGCACCCGTATATTTGCTCGTGTGGTCCTCCTCATCTCAGAGATGATTGATCCTGCTTTACCAATCAAGCAACCAATCTGCAATGTGGATACTAGAAGGCGGGTGGTATATGAAGGTTCAGCAGATTCTTTTTCACTACACCGGGGCTGCAAGCGGACTGCAGCATCTATTGCAGGAGAGATTGGATCATCGAAGAACTAAAATATAAATATCATGAGAAAGTAATAAGCATAAGGGCAGCAAAAGAAAACTATATGAGTACTTGCAAACAAGTtactgcatgcatgcatgcaaagGGCTGAAGTTGTTCAACCTCTTTAGCAGAAATTGTGATTATGCAGTCATCTTCAGCAGAGTTACTATCTACTTTAACAGATGCTCCGGATTCCTGCCTTATCTGGTTAATGATAACACCATTTTTTCCTATTACACCTCCAATATTTGCAGAAGGACAGAGGAGACGTAAGCTGAACTCCTTGGCAGCACCTTCATCTCTAGCAGGTGGGTAAAGCCAGTCTACTGTTGCTTCTCCTTTATAACCTCTATAAGAACCTACCAAAGGGCCAATACCAATTACTGGACCCGCAGTGCTTGAGACTCCAAACTGATTTGGGCCAGGGAACGCTGAGGGTGAAGTGGCAAAAAGAAGGTGGTGTGACCGGGATGGATTACCATGGAGACGAGATGAAATTTGAAAAAGAGCCTTCTTCACAACTGATGCTTCTCCATTAATCTGTTTCCAAACAAGATAGAAGTATAATGAGCTTAATCTCTAACTAAAATTCACCTCATATAAACTAACAGATCATTAAAACAAAAACATCTCATCACATTGGCACAGGagaagacatttctatggtagTTGGCCAATGCAGAAAAAAGAAGACAACGAGAGTTTACAACTATAGCATTTGAAGGTGGAAATGGCATATGAAAACCAGTACACATTTGACAAGCCAACATCTACCTGTATCACACATAGAAAAGTTCTATGATAGAGTAACAAAAAATAGTCCAAATTATCATTCTTAGTTAAAGTAGTATACTACATGTTAGGCAACAACGCCAATGCCATGACTAAATGCTTTCAAACAGATGGCATACTACAAAAGATGAGATGATTGGAATACCTGGAGTAGTTCATCACCACTAATGGCACAAGCTGGGAGACGATCATTCTTAAGAATCCGTACTTGAGCACCAGTCTCACTACGAATACCTTGAATGATTTGTCCTCCCTTCCCAATGATACTCCCAATCTGATCAGATGGCACAAGTAGTCGAGCAGTAACTTGAGGACTGTCACCATCATTATCTTCATCACCCACTACGTCATCAGTAACAAGTCGATCATGGACCTTGAATAGAGCATCTTGTGCAGGACAGACTTTCTCATCAATATCTTCAAGGGTATTTGTTTCTTCCCCTGTGCTAAAAATGGTTATGGCACGCTCATCACAACCACGTACAGTGTCCCCAATTCTAATTTTAGCTTGTGTTTCAGATCTCAATtgcttcacaatctcaccacccCTCCCAATGATGCTTCCTATCTTCTTTCCTGGACACAAATAACGGAAAACACAGTCCTCAGGCCCAGGAATGTAGGTGTCTCTTTCTTCACCAGGATTTCTTCTCTTGCTTCGTTCATTTTCAGAATGATCAGAGTGAGAATAAGATCTTTTTCCATTGTTGTTTCGACGTCCAGCCATTGCTTTAAATGTCAGGGTTTTATCTTCTAGAACAAATATCCACTATAGAACAATATTCACATTTGGATCAAACAACATGAAAGTTATGACAAATCTAATGgcaaacaatttccttttctaaaAAGAGAATTTCTTTGCATAAAAAGTGCGAATGAACAGAAGCAATTCGATCTAATTTTGCAAAATTAACAGACTATAGAAGTATCTGCAGCACAGGGATTGATTTAATTCATGCGAAGATACACATAAACTGCATGAATACCAAAACTCAACCTCTAAGTCATAACCAACGTATACCgctatcataaaacaaatattcatttttcacttCACTTGATCGGGCAAGATGATCCTCAGTCCGCATGCAAATGAGAACCTTCGAAAGCCAGAAGCGATTGAAGTTCGCGCCAGAGAATGGAAAGAAAGAGATCTGCAGATACGAAGGAGCCTATTTGATAGAAATCGCATACCTCGAGATCTTGGTTGATTCTGAGGGAATCCTCGTACCCTGCGGAAACCCTAGCGCGATAGCAAACGATCCTAAAATTGGCCCCGGGCTCGCATATTTATACACGAAGATCTATTACCGGCTGTTCCCGGAGTTTAGCCCGAAAACAGTGGCCCCCACATCATCGACTAGTCATAGCGTTGGAAATCCTGTCCGCTGTGATGAATAAAATACGAGAATCAATCTCTCGTTCGGGTTAGCGGATTCTTTCCGAATCCAATTACGGCCGAAAAGTTAAAGTGTTTAATGATTTAAGTTTATATAAATAGTGAAAATATCAACACACTAATGCTAGAATAGCACACTTGGATAATTTCGACATCCATGTTTCATAATTAACAAGTTTAGTAGTGAAAATACGGAATGCAAGAACTTGTAGATAAGGGCTGAAAGAAAAATTCCAAATACATATCGATGACGATGTCGACTCCCTTGATCCTATGGCATTGCCTTCAACTCGATTGATTGCGCCGGTTGGAACTGATCCTTACTCCTCCAAGTTTGAAGAGAATGTAACTACTACTAgcatttggtatttagtttattTAAACAGGCCATCCTCAATTCAAGATACCACATTTGCACATCCTCGACTACATGAGTTTAGTGAATGACATGATTATCCTCGACCTCAGGAGTTTAGCGAAAGACATACTTATAAACGAAAACGATAAGCGAAGAGGTCTAAACACAAGGATGCTAGATACGTTAGTCATGCTTTGCTTTCAGGATCACTGGTAGCTGCAGTTTGTTCTGCATTTGGCTTGGCTTCCTCGGCATCATCAACATCATCCTCTGAAGAAACAACATCGAATTAacagcaatctacaactcaattGCAATCGAATGAACATTGCGAGCACAAGTATAAACAAGGCACGGGTGTTATTCGATGGCATTCAATGAGAATATAAACAACATAGCAAGGATGATAACTAAATGGTTGCTATTTGGGTGCGAAGCAATAGAAAAAACTAACCTCCATCCTTATCGGCAGGATGTGCgaactcatcatcatcatcttcatcttcatcaccATCAAGCTCGTCGTCAACCCCACCCATATTCAAGTTCTGCACATTAAAACAAAGATGAAGATCTACAATGAGTATTGATCGACACAGTATTCCTTTCGTATTTAGGCGAGATGACCCACCGAGAAGTCCATGCCATCAAAATTCATGCCCTCGGCTGCACACACCCACACACACAAACATTAACAAATCAAGAAATGGAGTTTCAATTATTGTTCCTGCAATATATAGTAGCAAAATATCAAAAGGAGAAAGTAATCACATTTATTTTCCTTCTCATCTTCTTCATCAATCCACTTGTCCCAATCGACTTTCAAATAGACAGGAGGCTTCCCTCCCTGCTTTAACAGCCTGCTCCACCATTTCTTATCAGCTTTCTTGATGAGGTAGTATATGGTCCTCAAGCCAACAGCTGTTTTACTCTCCTGCAATGTTCATGTCAATCCAGGGGCTTGAATAGTGAATTCAAGGTGTTACATTTGTAGTCAAACAGATTCTTTTGGAACTTACATCGACATTAACCTTGTCGAACAACTCGAAATCAAGCTCATACGGAATGTTCTCTGCTCCACTAGTTGCAGAGAAGTAGAAACGACCTTCTGGCTGCAATGTGAGCTTAACATCCTTTGCATCCGGCAGTTCAATTGTAATATAAATTGTGTCAGAACTTTGTGCCCATTTTGTAGATGGATGTCGGCTACAGACGCAAGAAACCAACAAGGTAATCATTTGTAACATATGAAAAACAAATTTTGTTATTGCTAGATATGAAACAAACTCTGGACTTAAAAGTAAACGGAGACCTGAAAAAAACAAGACATACTCTAAGATCATGAGAATTAAATTGTAATTTGCTGAATATAATtcaagtttcttttttttttttctcccaaTAGCTAGACTTCAAGAGACGTACAAAGAAATTGGCAAATTCTATACCAAAAGATTGCTGACACTCAAATCTGTGCTTCATATGGTTGTAGATGGATGTCGGCTACAGACGCAGGAAACCAACAAGGTAATCATTCAAAATGGAAACAACAAGGTAATCgtttcttataaaaaaaaaaaaattgttattgCTAGCTATGAAACAAACTCTGGACTTAAACAAGTATAGGCAAATGGCAACCTGAAAAAACAAGACATACTCTAAGATCATGATAATTAAATTGTAATTTGCTGAATATAATtcaagtttctttttttttcccctcCCGATAGCTAGACTTCAAGAGACGTACAAAGAAATTGGCAAATTCTATACCAAAAGATTAGAAGACACTCAAATCTATGCTTCATATGGTTGTCGATGGATGTCGGCTACAGACGCAGGAAACCAACAACGTAATCATTCAAAATGGAAACAACAAGGTAATCGTTTCTTATATATAAAAAACAAATTTTGTTCTTGCTAGCTATGAAACAAACTCACTTAAACGAGTATAGGCAAATGGCGACATGAAAAAACAACACATACTCTAAGATCATGAGAATTAAATTGTAATTTGTTGAATATAATCCGAGTTTTTTCTCCCAATAGCTAGACTTCAAGAGGCGTACAAAGAAATTGGCAGATTTCATACTAAAAGATTGAGGACACTCAAACCTGTGCTTCATATGGTTACTGTGAATGACTCTCGTAACTAAATTCCACGGGGAAAAAAAAGCACATTTTTTAAATCCAGGAGTTGAAcatgcaaaaagaaaaacataGAATCGAAGAGGGAACTTAGGTCATTCTCATAAGGACAACTATGCTAACCTAGCACGTTCAATTATCAAAATCTAAAACCCTAGCTCAAACACGATGCTCAAAAACCCCAAAAcaacaacaactaaaaaaaaaatgagcAAAGAAACGCCGCTAAACTAGAAAAATAAGGACCCGACGGCTTACCTCATCTTCGACATGGAAATTAGCAGCGGACGCGAGAATCGATGAGGAATTTTTCGAAGAGTAAAGCGTAAAATCCAATGTTGAATAGAGCGTCGAGACACAGACAGAGAGAAGGCGTGGGAAACAGAAGCTTCGGTGGAAACCTAGAGAGTTCTTAGGATCCATCGACGCCGCTTCCTGAGAACGATCTCAGCCGTCCATTTATATGGGTTGGGCTGACTTACAATCCGTGGGCCTATTTATTCTCATTTTGTCCGTACGGACGAAGACGGAAAAGAACttttatcttatttattttttattttattcttaaaATATTATATCTTACTCATGTACTGAACCGCTTACAAAATTTGAGTATTACTCATTTCACATCTCCAACTTTCATCCTTCCCTTAAATTTTTGTTTCAAATCATTCAAGAATTTATTGATCTCAATTAAGAGTTTGAAATTCACTGATAGATATAAAAAATTCTCAATCTCTACAAATCAAAACAAATATACTcctatttaataaaatttatcataaacTCATTATAAAATATAAAACCGTAATTTACTGATCAAAATCATCAATATATTTCTAGTATTCTGTCCATTCAAAAAATATGAAACTTTTGAATCTGcaaataatacttattttgtCTGAAACTAATTAATGAAtttcgaaaattttaaattattttttatctatTGGATAATGTAAATGGAGaacaatgaatttttaaataggtataacaaaattttaaatgtGAAAAACGGAGAGAAATATAACGAAAATATGATACCTGATTATTCAAGGTCCAATGGTAAGATGGGGTCCGCCCGATAGAAAATTAAAGTGGTCAACATCCAGGGTATGTGTTCGTCGGACAAGTTATCTTCCCGATCAACAAGAAGAGTAGCCGACCCGACACCTCGTCAGCTCGGTCTAacgccgagcttccgacgctcatgagaCAAAGCGGGAAGAGACgaaggccgagcggccatcccgctcggctaaTAAGGGACATGGCATCGACCCGACAGTTAAGGCTCCCTCGTTCGACAGGGTAAAGTTGGACATCAAATCAACGGCCGAACGGACATCCAGATCGGCCCGACCTCGATGTCGCTCGGAAGGCGCTAGCCGAgcagttcctccgctcggcccaaTAAGGGACAAAGGAAACACCGGGCGGTATCTTCTTAGGCACCAGCGTCGCCAACAAGAGGTATGGTCGGCAGCatagtcagacagagaatcgtacggtggaaacttcTACTGTCACGTCATGAATATGCTCGCGCTGTTGAGgcatggcgtcagacatgcttttctgacacgtccattccaggtatgctttgaggagcgtgcacgcctcggggagcatgcacgcgcctctagggagctctatataaggactcccagacttcgacggaggtatgctcacttctttactgtagctacagttctcgttttCTCTTTGTTCTACTTCTTTCCACCGGAGATCTTACTTAAGCATCAGAGGACCATCGCTAGGGAACCCCTCCCTGCTCGGTGTTGTACTTGCAAGTTCATGTCAACGGTAGATCTATGCTTTCAAAGTCTTCGACCAACCAACAAGAGTATCATATCCTCAATATCTATTGACTCAGCTTTCGAACAGGATTAATATGATTTAGTCCTAAGGTTGGGTACAAATGGTAAATATATGAAAGTTTACTTGTAATGGGAAGGGCTTAGAAAATATATCGTTTGTGTTTATGTCGTTATGCACTTAACATCTTAAAATTCTTCCATCGATGTGCGACCATGACGGTTCAAActgtttttttataaaatataatatattttattcttataatttatataaaaatatatttcctaaCTTTATAAATGCTTTTCTCCTTAATTATgcaagtaataaaaataataacatttGTAATGCGGAAAGTGATTTTGTTGGAGTCGGAGGGGATCACCGATCATGAATTATTCCAtggaattttaaaatttgataaaattataATCGTAATTTTAACAGTTATTTATAATGAATTATTTAGCAGAGAATATATACAAATCATagaaacttcaaaaaaaaaaaaactgtggTAGGATTGAAGAACTTGATCCTCTCCGATGGACTACATGAAGAAAGAACTTGATATGAAAGGAACAAAAAATTGTTCATTTGGAGAGTTTGATCTACAGAATTCGATCGTCAGACATTAAAGAAGAACTCGTTCGTTAAAGGAGTAGCCCTGCACCTCCGTCATGTTCTCTGAATGCTTGATTCTGAACCAGAAGCACCACCATCTGTTTgccttcttgatctcctcccctTTTCTCTGCTTCTGCTTCCCGAACACGGACGAAAGCATCGGGCTCTGGTTTAGAAGCTTCTGTTGAAACTCTGAAATCCTTGTTCTGGCGAACCCATGctggggaggaggaagaggaggagaaaaggaggaagataaGTTGTTTGAATTCGACggcaaaggagaagaagaattAGCGGAAGAGAGGTTGGAAAGCTTCTCGGTGAGGCAGAGAGGGCACACGCCTAGGGAGCGCCTCCATTCTGGGTGCCTCTCGCACCTGTCTTCCTCCATTTCCAAGCAAGGCGCTAGCTTTTCTACCATTGAATAACTTTATAGATGTTCTCTAGCTTCATTGCTCGTCGGTTCCCTCTTCCCCGCTCAAGATCGAGGAAAAGGAGACGCGGCCATGGAAAAAGATGGAGGGATTGAATGCTGGAGAAGGAAGCGATGGGAGAGGAAGtgttgaattttccatgcaatGCGTTATCTGCTTGTGAGGAATTTGCTTGGTTTAATTTAAGAAGAGAAGGTGTGGTCAACCTAGATTAACTAATTTAAGGTGGAACCTCCGAATTTTAGGGGAGTATTCTAATCTCCACCTGCCACAATCTAAGGAGGAACTAATTCCTCTCAGATTTCATCTGACTGAAAATACATTTTTTGGTAGTTCATGATCCGTCTTcgaagaagacgaagacgaagacgGAGACGAAGACTTAGAGTAGAACAATCAACCGCTTGAACTCGGTAGCACTTAAGGTTTGAGATGTTGAAAGTCGTTCGCGATGATTTAGTGACTAGCGTATGAGGTGTTGTCAACTTAGGTCTAAGATTCGAATTTTAGGATAATCGAGGTAAATATCTTCCTCATACGCTAATCTAAAATCAAAGTTGGTCATTTGACTAAGGTAAGTCTTCTTTTGTGATGGATAAGGTACTAGTGATGTCTAAAATCACGGAGTATAAGTTAAATGGTCTGAACTATTTGGATTGGAGTAAGACGGTTTGTCTTTATCTACGAAGTATTGACAAAGATGGTCATTTGACTGATGACCCTCCTCAAGATGATTCAAAGCAAACATAACTTAGAGAAGATGCTTGCTTGTTCTTTCATATTCAGAATTGTATTGATAGTGAAGTAATAGGTTTGATCAATCATTATGAATTTATTAAAGAACTAATGAATTACTTGGAATTTCTGTATTCTGGGAAAGGAAATCTCTCTAGCATGTATGACATTTGTAAAACATTTTATTGTGTGAAAAAACAAGATCAACCTTTCATCAATTATTTTATGGCATTCAAGAAGACATATGAGGAGCTTAATATGTTTTTGTCCTTTAGTCCTGATGTGAAGGTTCAACAATGACAACAAGAGCAAATGGTTATTATGAGCTTTCTTGCTGGTCTATCTCCTGACTTTGAGTCTGTTAAGTTATAAATTCTCTCTGGTTCTGAGGTCTCTTCTTTTCATGGTATTAGAGCCATCAatttgaaattagggtttgttTGGGAAGTtgctattttttttcaaaatccacATACGACAAAGCCAACACATCGCGCTTCTTCCTTTGTCGTCGACGCATCAGGCACGCATCCTTCTTCCTCTTTCACTAACACCAACAAAAGGGCTTCGTCGCTTCCGCCATCAAGCCCCAAATAGCGCATCTTTGTTGGCCAGGACCACGGAGGGCATCCCTCCGATCAGCCACCGCCTTTCGTAGCAAAGGAGTCAGCAGACAGATtttgtttgttgttgtctaactaGG
Coding sequences:
- the LOC122046093 gene encoding KH domain-containing protein HEN4-like, translating into MAGRRNNNGKRSYSHSDHSENERSKRRNPGEERDTYIPGPEDCVFRYLCPGKKIGSIIGRGGEIVKQLRSETQAKIRIGDTVRGCDERAITIFSTGEETNTLEDIDEKVCPAQDALFKVHDRLVTDDVVGDEDNDGDSPQVTARLLVPSDQIGSIIGKGGQIIQGIRSETGAQVRILKNDRLPACAISGDELLQINGEASVVKKALFQISSRLHGNPSRSHHLLFATSPSAFPGPNQFGVSSTAGPVIGIGPLVGSYRGYKGEATVDWLYPPARDEGAAKEFSLRLLCPSANIGGVIGKNGVIINQIRQESGASVKVDSNSAEDDCIITISAKEFFDDPISPAIDAAVRLQPRCSEKESAEPSYTTRLLVSTLQIGCLIGKAGSIISEMRRTTRANIRVLSKENVPKVASDDDEMVQISGEIDIARNALVCVTTRLKANLFERRENTLSTHVSSAPHHRFPTDAYDGSKYYGGRDSKVHGRGFSDSKGYGTSRDLLPSDAFGDYGGSQGGGSSYSSYDGYSRYGSTGLSGPNRYSHGKHHDY
- the LOC122046094 gene encoding co-chaperone protein p23-1-like encodes the protein MSKMSRHPSTKWAQSSDTIYITIELPDAKDVKLTLQPEGRFYFSATSGAENIPYELDFELFDKVNVDESKTAVGLRTIYYLIKKADKKWWSRLLKQGGKPPVYLKVDWDKWIDEEDEKENKSEGMNFDGMDFSNLNMGGVDDELDGDEDEDDDDEFAHPADKDGEDDVDDAEEAKPNAEQTAATSDPESKA